A window of Enoplosus armatus isolate fEnoArm2 chromosome 3, fEnoArm2.hap1, whole genome shotgun sequence contains these coding sequences:
- the LOC139282762 gene encoding charged multivesicular body protein 4b isoform X2: MSLFGKLFGSGGKGGKAPTPQEAVQRLRETEEMLAKKQDFLEKKIDQELLTAKKNGTKNKRAALQALKRKKRYEKQLAQIDGTLSTIEFQREALENANTNTEVLKNMGFAAKAMKAAHENMDIDKVDDLMADITEQQEVAQEISDVISRPIGFGDEFDEDELMAELEELEQEELDQNLLEIEGTEDVPLPSVPSTSLPSRPGIISKKKEEEDEDDMADLEAWAAN; the protein is encoded by the exons ATGTCGTTGTTTGGTAAGTTATTCGGCAGCGGGGGTAAGGGTGGGAAAGCGCCGACACCCCAGGAGGCTGTCCAGCGACTCCGAGAGACCGAGGAAATGTTGGCcaaaaaacaggattttttAGAGAAGAAAATTGACCAGGAGCTCCTGACGGCGAAGAAGAACGGCACGAAAAACAAACGAG CGGCTCTACAGGCCTTGAAGAGGAAAAAGCGTTATGAGAAGCAGCTGGCTCAGATTGACGGGACGTTGTCTACTATTGAGTTCCAGAGGGAGGCGCTAGAGAATGCCAACACCAACACAGAAGTGCTCAAGAACATGGGCTTCGCCGCCAAGGCAATGAAGGCTGCACACGAAAACAT GGACATAGACAAAGTAGATGATCTGATGGCGGACATCACAGAACAACAGGAAGTGGCTCAAGAAATCTCGGATGTAATTTCCAGACCGATTGGTTTTGGAGATGAGTTTGACGAG gatgaGCTTATGGccgagctggaggagctggaacaGGAAGAGCTGGACCAAAATCTTCTGGAAATCGAAGGAACAGAGGACGTTCCTCTACCCAGCGTACCATCTACATCACTACCATCTAGACCAGGTATTATAT ccaagaagaaggaggaagaagacgaagacGACATGGCGGATCTTGAGGCCTGGGCGGCTAACTAA
- the LOC139282762 gene encoding charged multivesicular body protein 4b isoform X1: MSLFGKLFGSGGKGGKAPTPQEAVQRLRETEEMLAKKQDFLEKKIDQELLTAKKNGTKNKRAALQALKRKKRYEKQLAQIDGTLSTIEFQREALENANTNTEVLKNMGFAAKAMKAAHENMDIDKVDDLMADITEQQEVAQEISDVISRPIGFGDEFDEDELMAELEELEQEELDQNLLEIEGTEDVPLPSVPSTSLPSRPAKKKEEEDEDDMADLEAWAAN; encoded by the exons ATGTCGTTGTTTGGTAAGTTATTCGGCAGCGGGGGTAAGGGTGGGAAAGCGCCGACACCCCAGGAGGCTGTCCAGCGACTCCGAGAGACCGAGGAAATGTTGGCcaaaaaacaggattttttAGAGAAGAAAATTGACCAGGAGCTCCTGACGGCGAAGAAGAACGGCACGAAAAACAAACGAG CGGCTCTACAGGCCTTGAAGAGGAAAAAGCGTTATGAGAAGCAGCTGGCTCAGATTGACGGGACGTTGTCTACTATTGAGTTCCAGAGGGAGGCGCTAGAGAATGCCAACACCAACACAGAAGTGCTCAAGAACATGGGCTTCGCCGCCAAGGCAATGAAGGCTGCACACGAAAACAT GGACATAGACAAAGTAGATGATCTGATGGCGGACATCACAGAACAACAGGAAGTGGCTCAAGAAATCTCGGATGTAATTTCCAGACCGATTGGTTTTGGAGATGAGTTTGACGAG gatgaGCTTATGGccgagctggaggagctggaacaGGAAGAGCTGGACCAAAATCTTCTGGAAATCGAAGGAACAGAGGACGTTCCTCTACCCAGCGTACCATCTACATCACTACCATCTAGACCAG ccaagaagaaggaggaagaagacgaagacGACATGGCGGATCTTGAGGCCTGGGCGGCTAACTAA